The genomic segment TGGCGCAGCTGCCGGAGCAACAGCGGGCGGTGCTGGTGTTGCGCTATTTTCAGGAGCTGTCGTTAGAGGAGATGGCAGAGGTGCTGAACTGTTCGGTGGCGGCGGTGAAGGTTCGGTTGCATCGGGCACGCAACAGCTTTCGCCGACTGTTCCAGAAGCGACATCCTCAGGAGGATGGCGGTAACCGATGAAGTGTGCGCTGATTCGCTGGTGGATGGAAGAATACATCGACGGGACGCTACAGGGTAGACGCCTGCAGTGGATGGAAAAACACCTGCAGGAATGCTCTGCGTGTGCGCAGGAGCTGGCGTGGCATCGCTCGCTGCGAGATGCGTTGAAGCCAGAGATTCTCTCCGCACCGCCGCAGGATATGTGGCAGGACTTCCAGCGCAGGCTCGCCGAACGCGGTCAACCCACGCGCACATTCCGCCCTGCATGGTGGCAGTGGGGTACGGCTGCCGCTGCGGCGGCGTGTGTTCTGGTGCTGGGCATTGTATGGTGGAATAGTCAGCCTTCGGTCTACGAGGCGGTAGCTCCTGTGCAGCAGTCAGATACGCAGAACGTTGCCTCGAGCGCACCACAGGCAGGGATGAAGGCGACCGAAAGAGTAGAGGCTTCAGTCCCTCCTGCGCCCGCGCTCGCGATGGGTTCGCCTGCCGTAAGGTCGGCGGGCAAGATGCAGGCGACACCGACGAAACGCCCAGTTCCTTCGCTAGTGCATAACGCCGCGCGACCGCTGGCACAGGCGGACCGGGTAGTCCCGCTGCCTGCGCCGCAGCCTGTTGCCAGCCTGGCGTATGCGGAGGTGCGCAACGAGCAGGGTGAGCTGGTCGCTAAGGTGGTCCTGCAGACAACATACGATGAAAACGGACAACCCACAGCCGTACAGATAGAATGCGAGTCCCCAACAGCAGTGGAGGTGGAAAGTAATGAGCAACCGAT from the Bacillota bacterium genome contains:
- a CDS encoding zf-HC2 domain-containing protein, which translates into the protein MKCALIRWWMEEYIDGTLQGRRLQWMEKHLQECSACAQELAWHRSLRDALKPEILSAPPQDMWQDFQRRLAERGQPTRTFRPAWWQWGTAAAAAACVLVLGIVWWNSQPSVYEAVAPVQQSDTQNVASSAPQAGMKATERVEASVPPAPALAMGSPAVRSAGKMQATPTKRPVPSLVHNAARPLAQADRVVPLPAPQPVASLAYAEVRNEQGELVAKVVLQTTYDENGQPTAVQIECESPTAVEVESNEQPMDSSYHSDDARGSAGSPAPTAGTRPGLSD